DNA sequence from the Streptomyces sp. NBC_01497 genome:
GTGCGCTACGGTTTCCGCCTCGGGCACGGTGCTCTCGCCGTACGCGGAGGTGTCCTGGGTCACCGTCATCGTCGCTGCCGTTCCTCGCTCACTGGTCCCACACGGGTCTTTATTGCGGGCATTTATCCGGTATTGCGACTATCGCCGCAGGTCAGGAGCATACCGACGGGCCGGACCCGGGCAAAATCCGGTTTCGGCACCCGGTCCACGGGGAGTTCGGCCCCGGGTACGGACTGAAGCGCGCCCTCGCACGCCGCGTCGGATGCGGCGTCCGCGGCAGGCCGCCCCCCGCGGGGTCCGGCCGTCGGCGAGCTCCCGTTCAAGGCCCGCTCCGCCCCGTGACGGGACGCGCCCGCCTCGGTCCGCCCCCGCGAAGGACGTACGCCACTGTCCCCCGTACCTCTCCTGAGGAGGACCGGAAACGGCTCCTCGCAGGTGCTGGGCGCCACCCTGCGAGGAGCCGTTCTCAGGCCGCCGGGATCCGTACCCCGGCGAAGGTGATCTTCCGGCGCAGTGCGAAGCCGAGCGTTTCGTAGAGCCGTACCGCCCCCACGTTGGCGGCGGCGGCGTGCAGGAACGGCTTCTCCCCGCGCTCCTGGATCCCCGCGGCGACCGCCCTGATCAGCCGTCCGCCGAGGCCCTGGCCCCGGAAATCGGGGTCGGTGCAGACGGCGCTGATCTCCGTCCAGCCCGGCGGGTGCATGCGTTCGCCCGCCATGCCGACGAGCCGGCCGCCCCTGCGGATGCCGAGATACGTACCCATCTCCCCGGTACGCGGCAGGAAGGGGCCGGGACGGGTGCGCTCCACCAGGTCGAGCATCTCGGGGACGTCGGCGGGGCCGAGGAGTACGGCTTCGGGGTCGGCCTCACCGCGGACACCCGTGCCGTCCATCTGGACGCCGTCCGCATGGAAGAAGACATCCCAGTCGGCGGGCGGAACGGCGTCGAAACCGGCGACGGAGAAGGTGCCGCCGGGCTGGACGAACTCCGTGATCTCCGCCCAGCTCCAGTTCTCCCGCTCGTCGGGCAGCGCGAGCCAGGGCGACATGTCGACGGGGTAGCGCAGCAGCTGCCCGTGGCGCTCGGCGAGGTGAGCGTGCGGCCCGGTCAGCGAGGACCGGGCGGGGTTGTCGAGCGGATGGCCCGCTGCCGTGGTCAATGTGTCTCCTCGACTCCTCAGGCGGTGCCCTTCGCGCCGCCCACCTCCTGGTCAAGGCCGAAGCGCCCCGCCATGTTCCCGCCGCCGTCCGGGGACGGCGGCGGGAGGGCGGTTCACTCGCCGACGGGTGCCTCGTGCGGCCTCAGGAGGCGCGTACGGAGAGCGACACCAGGCGCGCGTCGTGCGGGCGGCGGCCCGTGACGGTCAGTGCGACGTAGCGCGCGGTGCCGGCGGCCCGCAGCGACGAGACGCGGCCGCGGGAGGCCAGCGGGCCGACCGCCGTGTAGGCAAGGCCGTCCGTGCTGAACGCGACGGTGGCCCCCGGCACCCGGCCGGCGCTCCACACGGCGCCGATCTCCGTGACGGGCCGTGCCGCG
Encoded proteins:
- a CDS encoding GNAT family N-acetyltransferase, which translates into the protein MTTAAGHPLDNPARSSLTGPHAHLAERHGQLLRYPVDMSPWLALPDERENWSWAEITEFVQPGGTFSVAGFDAVPPADWDVFFHADGVQMDGTGVRGEADPEAVLLGPADVPEMLDLVERTRPGPFLPRTGEMGTYLGIRRGGRLVGMAGERMHPPGWTEISAVCTDPDFRGQGLGGRLIRAVAAGIQERGEKPFLHAAAANVGAVRLYETLGFALRRKITFAGVRIPAA